In Perca fluviatilis chromosome 14, GENO_Pfluv_1.0, whole genome shotgun sequence, a genomic segment contains:
- the LOC120573459 gene encoding ubiquitin carboxyl-terminal hydrolase 51-like encodes MPRTTCMPSSRRWWPPLCCHNTATADCFYTLSLNVAQSKRMRGISARPSPTPCHHQSHQKPHPPPPPGRGPASLSPPPVPLPGVEPRDWRRNSRTWRRGSSCRGCKVHQRRPNKSREHTGVRQPNLCGGKRLPAHGNHRKII; translated from the exons AT GCCAAGAACAACTTGCATGCCGAGCAGCAGAAGATGGTGGCCACCTTTATGTTGCCACAACACGGCCACAGCTGACTGCTTCTACACCCTCAGCCTGAACGTGGCCCAGTCAAAGAGGATGAGGGGCATTTCTGCCAGGCCCTCACCCACACCGTGCCATCACCAGAGTCACCAGAAGCCtcatcctcctccaccaccaggAAGAGGTCCCGCAAGCCTGAGTCCTCCACCAGTTCCCCTACCAGGAGTCGAACCTCGGGACTGGAGGAGGAACTCCAGGACATGGAGGAGAGGGAGTTCATGCAGAGGCTGCAAAGT ACACCAGAGAAGGCCCAACAAGTCTCGTGAACACACCGGTGTGCGTCAACCTAACTTATGTGGAGGGAAACGTCTTCCAGCACACGGGAATCACCGGAAAATAATTTAG